A window of the Streptomyces sp. JB150 genome harbors these coding sequences:
- a CDS encoding UvrD-helicase domain-containing protein yields MREDVESLDIRDVSANWVNARVLERQIEERIKALADLSDTPLFFGRLDYLHAPGADRAEGAEGERFYIGRRHVHDADGDPMVIDWRAPVSQPFYRASKKDPMDVSLRRRFGYTGGELTAYEDERLSDPAEEEKASRLLQQEIEKPRVGPMRDIVATIQPEQDEIVRSGLGGTVCVQGGPGTGKTAVGLHRVAYLLYAHRERLARTGTLVIGPNRSFLHYIEQVLPALGELTVRQATVDDLVAHVEVRGTDEAGAAVVKGDARMARVLRRAVYSHVSMPTEPVVVVRGSRRWRVPAYQLQDIVRELLDRDIRYGAAREALPQRIAHAVLVQMERAGEAPDDRVQDAVARTSAVKAAVKAVWPAVDPAKLVLRLLSDADFLAEHAAGILTEDEQKTILWARPARSVRSAKWSPADAVLIDEAADLVERTPSLGHVVLDEAQDLSPMQYRAVGRRCTTGSATVLGDLAQGTTPWATRSWEEALAHLGKPEAVIEELTAGFRVPTDVITYASRLLPHIAPGLTPVASIRENPGLFEVRPAAGTADVVAACAELLRNEGSVGLIAADARVPVLAEALSEAGLPYLAPGEETTRETRLTLVPASLAKGLEYDYVVLDEPQAVVDGEPDERTGLRRLYVALTRAVSGLIVTHGAPLPPQLG; encoded by the coding sequence ATGCGGGAGGACGTGGAGTCGCTGGACATCCGCGACGTCAGCGCGAACTGGGTGAACGCCCGCGTCCTGGAGCGCCAGATCGAGGAGCGGATCAAGGCGCTCGCCGACCTCAGCGACACCCCGCTGTTCTTCGGCCGCCTGGACTATCTGCACGCGCCCGGCGCCGACCGCGCGGAGGGCGCCGAGGGGGAACGCTTCTACATCGGGCGGCGGCACGTGCACGACGCCGACGGCGATCCGATGGTGATCGACTGGCGCGCCCCGGTGTCGCAGCCGTTCTACCGGGCGTCGAAGAAGGACCCGATGGACGTCTCGCTGCGCCGCCGGTTCGGGTACACGGGCGGCGAGCTGACCGCCTACGAGGACGAGCGGCTGTCGGACCCGGCGGAGGAGGAGAAGGCCAGCCGGCTGCTCCAGCAGGAGATCGAGAAGCCGCGCGTCGGCCCGATGCGGGACATCGTGGCCACCATCCAGCCGGAGCAGGACGAGATCGTCCGCTCGGGACTGGGCGGCACGGTGTGCGTGCAGGGCGGCCCCGGCACCGGCAAGACGGCCGTCGGCCTGCACCGCGTCGCCTATCTGCTGTACGCCCACCGGGAGCGGCTGGCCCGCACGGGCACCCTGGTGATCGGCCCGAACCGGTCCTTCCTGCACTACATCGAGCAGGTGCTGCCCGCGCTCGGCGAGTTGACGGTGCGTCAGGCCACGGTGGACGACCTGGTGGCGCACGTCGAGGTGCGCGGCACGGACGAGGCGGGCGCGGCGGTGGTGAAGGGGGACGCGCGGATGGCCCGGGTGCTGCGCCGGGCCGTGTACTCCCACGTGTCGATGCCGACCGAGCCGGTCGTCGTCGTGCGCGGCTCGCGGCGCTGGCGGGTCCCGGCGTACCAACTGCAGGACATCGTCCGCGAGTTGCTGGACCGCGACATCCGCTACGGCGCCGCCCGCGAGGCGCTGCCGCAGCGGATCGCGCACGCGGTGCTGGTGCAGATGGAGCGCGCGGGCGAGGCGCCGGACGACCGGGTGCAGGACGCGGTGGCCCGCACCAGCGCGGTGAAGGCGGCGGTGAAGGCGGTGTGGCCGGCGGTGGACCCGGCGAAGCTGGTGCTGCGGCTGCTGTCGGACGCGGACTTCCTGGCCGAGCACGCGGCGGGGATCCTCACCGAGGACGAGCAGAAGACGATCCTGTGGGCGAGGCCCGCCCGGAGCGTGAGGTCCGCCAAATGGTCGCCCGCCGACGCGGTGCTGATCGACGAGGCGGCCGATCTGGTGGAGCGCACGCCGTCGCTGGGGCACGTGGTGCTGGACGAGGCGCAGGACCTGTCACCGATGCAGTACCGGGCGGTGGGCCGCCGCTGCACCACCGGCAGCGCGACCGTCCTCGGCGACCTGGCGCAGGGCACCACGCCGTGGGCGACCCGCAGCTGGGAGGAGGCGCTGGCGCACCTGGGGAAGCCGGAGGCGGTGATCGAGGAGCTGACGGCCGGTTTCCGGGTGCCGACGGACGTCATCACGTACGCCTCCCGGCTGCTCCCGCACATCGCGCCGGGCCTCACCCCGGTCGCCTCGATCCGGGAGAACCCGGGCCTGTTCGAGGTGCGCCCGGCCGCCGGCACCGCCGACGTGGTCGCCGCCTGCGCGGAGCTGCTGCGCAACGAGGGCTCGGTCGGCCTGATCGCCGCCGACGCGCGCGTGCCGGTGCTCGCGGAGGCGCTGTCGGAGGCGGGGCTGCCGTATCTCGCCCCCGGTGAGGAGACCACCCGGGAGACCCGTCTGACGCTGGTCCCCGCCTCGCTCGCGAAGGGTCTGGAGTACGACTACGTGGTGCTGGACGAGCCGCAGGCCGTGGTGGACGGCGAGCCGGACGAGCGGACGGGGCTGCGGCGGCTGTACGTGGCGCTGACCCGTGCGGTGTCGGGGTTGATCGTGACGCACGGGGCACCGCTGCCGCCCCAGTTGGGGTGA
- a CDS encoding glycosyltransferase 87 family protein, which produces MTRRAHSATPLLLLAVSLTAFAVLCVAQRAPMADALVYQAEGEAVLDGRDLYGFTVTEWHLPATYPPFAALLFTPAAWLSTTALKAAVLTGNTLLVACLVRLSARLAGLRATAPALCAATALALWLEPVFQTLLFGQINLALACLVLWDLTRPAGARARGVAVGIAAGIKLTPAVFVAYLLLTGRRREAATATAAFTGTVLAGALLLPAASADFWLRRLWETGRVGKPWIVDNQSLRGMVARALGDPAPGPAWWLPALLAAAGGLWLAARAAGDRHGIPLAATTALLVSPVSWSHHWVWCVPLIAVLLADGRPRLAALTAAVFTARTLWLVPHEGPRDLHLPWWQQLLASPYPLLGLAVLAGSAVPGAVLGQQDVRVVEDAQHHQRRAAPRDHVLRDDL; this is translated from the coding sequence GTGACCCGCCGTGCACACAGCGCCACCCCCCTGCTCCTCCTCGCGGTCTCCCTCACGGCGTTCGCCGTGCTGTGCGTGGCCCAGCGCGCCCCCATGGCCGACGCGCTGGTCTACCAGGCGGAGGGCGAGGCGGTCCTCGACGGCCGTGACCTGTACGGCTTCACGGTCACCGAGTGGCATCTCCCGGCCACCTACCCGCCCTTCGCCGCCCTTCTCTTCACCCCTGCGGCCTGGCTCTCCACCACCGCCCTCAAAGCGGCCGTCCTCACCGGCAACACCCTCCTGGTGGCCTGCCTGGTGCGTCTGTCGGCCCGGCTCGCGGGGCTGCGCGCCACCGCCCCGGCGCTGTGCGCCGCCACGGCCCTCGCCCTGTGGCTCGAACCGGTCTTCCAGACCCTGCTCTTCGGCCAGATCAACCTCGCCCTGGCCTGCCTGGTCCTGTGGGACCTGACCCGCCCGGCCGGCGCCCGCGCCCGGGGCGTGGCGGTGGGCATCGCGGCCGGGATCAAGCTGACCCCGGCCGTCTTCGTCGCGTACCTGCTGCTGACCGGACGGCGGCGCGAGGCGGCGACGGCCACGGCCGCGTTCACCGGCACCGTCCTCGCCGGCGCGCTGCTGCTGCCCGCCGCCAGCGCCGACTTCTGGCTGCGCCGGCTGTGGGAGACCGGCCGGGTCGGCAAGCCGTGGATCGTCGACAACCAGTCCCTGCGGGGGATGGTCGCCCGCGCGCTGGGCGACCCGGCGCCCGGCCCGGCCTGGTGGCTCCCGGCGCTCCTGGCGGCGGCGGGCGGCCTGTGGCTCGCGGCCCGCGCGGCCGGTGACCGCCACGGCATCCCGCTCGCCGCGACGACCGCCCTGCTCGTCTCGCCGGTCAGCTGGTCCCACCACTGGGTGTGGTGCGTCCCCCTGATCGCGGTCCTGCTCGCGGACGGCCGCCCCCGCCTCGCCGCGCTCACGGCCGCCGTCTTCACCGCCCGCACCCTGTGGCTCGTCCCCCACGAGGGCCCCCGCGACCTCCACCTCCCGTGGTGGCAGCAGCTCCTGGCGTCGCCGTACCCGCTGCTGGGGCTGGCGGTGCTGGCGGGCTCAGCGGTTCCCGGAGCGGTCCTCGGGCAGCAGGATGTCCGCGTCGTCGAGGACGCGCAGCATCACCAGCGCCGGGCGGCCCCGCGAGACCACGTACTCCGCGACGATCTGTGA
- a CDS encoding copper homeostasis protein CutC, protein MSKRAVLEVIALDAEDATAAQAGGADRLELVTDMAADGLTPATAAFRAIRAAVDIPLRVMLRLVDGFAAGDLDRLVARARELRDAGADQFVLGFLDPHGGLDLSAVERVVAALDGCSWTFHRAIDHAADRDALRKQLDGLPGLDTYLTAGSATDVDDGLPTLLTEAARGGEPGYQQRILVGGGLRLAHVPRLLAAGIDAFHIGGAARPRGWSGPVSAEAVAEWRKAVDAAV, encoded by the coding sequence ATGAGCAAGCGTGCAGTCCTGGAGGTGATCGCCCTCGACGCCGAGGACGCGACCGCCGCCCAGGCCGGAGGCGCGGACCGCCTGGAGCTGGTCACCGACATGGCCGCCGACGGACTGACCCCGGCCACGGCGGCCTTCCGCGCGATCCGCGCCGCCGTCGACATCCCGCTGCGGGTGATGCTGCGGCTCGTCGACGGGTTCGCCGCCGGTGACCTCGACCGGCTCGTCGCCCGCGCCCGCGAACTGCGCGACGCCGGGGCCGACCAGTTCGTGCTCGGCTTCCTCGACCCGCACGGCGGCCTCGACCTGTCCGCCGTCGAGCGGGTCGTCGCCGCCCTGGACGGCTGCTCCTGGACCTTCCACCGGGCCATCGACCACGCCGCCGACCGCGACGCCCTGCGCAAGCAGCTCGACGGCCTGCCCGGCCTCGACACCTACCTCACCGCCGGTTCCGCCACCGACGTGGACGACGGGCTTCCCACCCTGCTCACCGAGGCGGCCCGCGGCGGCGAGCCCGGCTACCAGCAGCGCATCCTGGTCGGCGGCGGGCTGCGGCTCGCTCACGTGCCGCGGCTGCTGGCGGCGGGGATCGACGCCTTCCACATCGGCGGGGCGGCGCGGCCGCGGGGCTGGTCGGGGCCGGTCTCGGCGGAGGCGGTCGCCGAGTGGCGGAAGGCTGTGGACGCCGCGGTCTGA
- a CDS encoding maleylpyruvate isomerase family mycothiol-dependent enzyme, producing MTSVDVKDVRDPELPGRLLTIERDALVPLLRSRAESDFALPVAACPGWTVRDVLAHCSAALTRVVENRFEKGVFSPESNDRDIAERADWTNARVVDELERGMTEAGPVIARSGGVLDMIALGEWVHAGDVREVFGEPGAYGGAGLPYALDLLARLTRERGHVPLHADLDDRDEPLLLGEASGTRPPARFIGSAPTLIRLYAGRPTAGADYELAGVEAAGLNIFG from the coding sequence ATGACTTCTGTGGACGTGAAGGACGTACGGGACCCGGAACTGCCGGGCCGGCTGCTGACCATCGAGCGGGACGCGCTGGTGCCGCTGCTGCGGAGCCGGGCGGAGAGCGACTTCGCGCTGCCGGTGGCCGCCTGCCCCGGCTGGACGGTGCGGGACGTGCTCGCGCACTGCTCGGCCGCGCTCACGCGGGTGGTGGAGAACCGGTTCGAGAAGGGCGTGTTCTCGCCCGAGTCCAACGACCGGGACATCGCCGAGCGGGCCGACTGGACGAACGCGCGGGTCGTGGACGAGCTGGAGCGCGGGATGACCGAGGCCGGGCCGGTGATCGCCCGGTCCGGCGGGGTGCTGGACATGATCGCGCTGGGGGAGTGGGTGCACGCGGGTGACGTGCGGGAGGTGTTCGGCGAGCCCGGCGCGTACGGCGGGGCGGGGCTGCCGTACGCGCTGGACCTGCTCGCCCGGCTCACCCGCGAGCGGGGCCATGTGCCGCTGCACGCCGACCTCGACGACCGGGACGAGCCGCTGCTGCTCGGCGAGGCGAGCGGCACCCGGCCGCCGGCCCGGTTCATCGGCTCCGCGCCGACGCTGATCCGGCTGTACGCGGGGCGGCCGACGGCGGGCGCGGACTACGAGCTGGCCGGGGTGGAGGCGGCCGGGCTGAACATCTTCGGGTGA